Within Cololabis saira isolate AMF1-May2022 chromosome 14, fColSai1.1, whole genome shotgun sequence, the genomic segment TCATCAAAGACACAAAAAGAGGTCCCAACCGGATGCTTGTGAACATGCAGCCCGTGTCTCACTTTCAAATTCACCTCTGGTGCACATGTGTCTTTGTTGATGGTGATTTCTGGCAGTCGTGCTGTTGGGAAACGGTTACGTTAGAAGACGACAAAAACCTCTCGCTTCGTAGCCAAAGTTGGAAGTATGAGGATATGTAACATCACAGGTGCATAATAGGAAAAATGACTAGATCTAGACTGAAATGCATAACTGTGTATTTCTTTTCAATTCTGGCAACAGTAACAGTCTATacagggaatgtgcatgacgtcacagatgagacttcacGTTACGTCGACTGAGTGgaagcgtaaactttcagtttgagcaactggaaaacatctaaaatgggaaagagctgttgtgtgatcgactagatttagcaagaaatcagagttatcgttttacagactgccgaaaaataagcctaagaaagacaaatggatcgctgcaattcacagaaacaactggattccagacaccgaaacgtggatttgtggttcctattttgtatcaggtaatgttggatttttgggtagctaacgttaaacggtcaaatcataaaattcTGTGTCCTCATCAGttatttagttagttaatatttatttcggtcaatcacaaacataaaaatcaagaaacaagataacacaggtttttccctggtcaacattgtgattattttgactgaaaaggtctgggcttgaagcattaagcttatcttgcccaccttttaacagaatagaatatacaaaaaaaacgaatgaagtatcataagtctacacaaaataataataataataataatagtaataatgacgatgataataataatagtaataataataatagcttaaataaccaataatagtaatagtgataataataatgataggtctgaaaacaaaccaacaaatcctgccttgaagtcggaccaagcgtcaagacttttgtaagccttcaagctttgctttgtgtatttccccggcgtagaaattaagttcatataaatatcaggaaattggattcgtggccaaatattaatgtccatggaccactggttcttggtaactgtaccaaatattaatgtccatggaccactggttcttggtaactgtaccaaatattaatgtccatggaccactggttcttggtaactgtaccaaatattaatgtccatggaccactggttcttggtaactgtaccaaatattaatgtccatggaccactggttcttggggtaactgtaccaaatattaatgtccatggaccactggttcttggggtaactgtacgggtcactgtcaagtccaactgcctttaatttaagccgataatcagctgttatcccgtcttctccactagttgcagtcatttttgccactcggtaagggggctggtccagtgggaaagtgacgtcaatgcattctCTCTATTACTTCAATTCTAACAGTACATACTGTTCTTGAGAGCAGCCAGCAGGGCGATGATACAAGCATCCAGGATGTTCCCATCATAGTCGAGACACATGATGTCACAGTAGAGCACCcagcagagctgcaacaagaACCAGCACAACTTCAGCTTAATTACTACCATCACAATCAACCGTCAACGTCTGCAACGGTCCATCTATTTACCTTCCCCCTGTCGATGCACAGGTCCTCCGCCTTAATCACCTCTGAGCTGTAACCAGTACAAAAACATTATCTGTGCTGAATTTGACCGGATGCGGTGTAGAATGGAAACGACAACAATTACTTTAAAATCTGTGGCACCTTTCAATGACGTCAGCGACGAACTGGCTGGCGGCCTGGGCCTGTTCTCCCGGAGGGCCGGGCCGGAACCGCGACGAACACAACGGCGGCAGGTCCACGTTGGGCACTACAGACGACAGAGAGAACATGCACTCAATAGATATTTgctcatttttataataaagaaTGTCGTCACATACTGGAAAGAAGTACAAAATCAAAGCAAGGAGTGTATTAACACTTCAAATCTGTACTGTATTTACCAATGTAACCTTTAGCAGGTGCCTCCACTGTAGGGTTTGCCAGCTCCTGCaaatgaagcaaaaaaaaggctTAAAAACATGTGGGTAATTCTAGGATTTCTTAGCCTGAGATAAGGCAGTCCAAAGTGTGATTTATTACTATTCTCCTTGTCTTCATCTTAATTCACACTTTATATAAacagtggcgccaccaggggtGGCCATGGCCCCCCCTACAgatttgctggccaccccactggccacaataaaaaaaaaaaaaaaaacacttgccggtcacatagattctatcgtcagttgcgtttcatcccaaatcatttgggccaaatgcatcagtaggtgtttctttaagtatttctgagcctaataataaaaaatataaataaataaaatatattatataataatatatatattatataatatatttatttatatttttataataaaatatatatatattatatataataaaataaatatgatatattaaaaatgcatatatatatatatatatatatatatatatatatatatatatatatatatatatatatatatatatatatatatatatatatatatatatatgccttaggtttttaccaacatggtattaaccattaatatatatgcagacaagttagaaagtaaaaaaaaaaaaaagtatttctgagtctgtatactacaacagtataataaaatcctgtaatgatggcttttagttttggtgtccaccccaagaatttaagtggccccatctggccccccctaggaaacatttttggaggcgtCCCAGTGTACAAATGGCTGCCTGGACTGGAATTTGGAACTTATGACACTTAACGTACCGCTTTGATGCCACAGATGATGGTGGTGTTTCCCATCTTCACCAAGGCTGAGCCATCAGCGGTGGATATGGACCCTGCACAGAGACGGGGGGGGGCAGTCAGGACCGAGGAAAAGCTCTGAAACAACCAGTCACAAGTTCACCTCACCTATGTTCAGAGTTGTGGTTCGGAATTCAGACAGCTCCCGTCCATCTGGTCGGCAGTTTTCTTTCTGAGAGGGGAACGTTTGCAGATCAAATGACGCTCAAGTCAGTGATacgcagaggtgtataatccaggtccataaagtaaaaatccagtccagcagttgttccaagcatcactaaaccagctcatctgcaggtagatggtttTTAGTGAAAACCTCTGTTCTAAATGTACTGGCTGgtccagaaacatggcagcgtttttactttatggcacctggattacaggactgtctcagaaaattagaatattgtgataaagttctttattttctgtaatgcaattaaaaaaacaaaaatgtcatacattctggattcattacaaatcaactgaaatattgcaagccttttattattttaatattgctgatcatggcttacagtttaagaaaactcaaatatcctatctcaaaaaatttgaatattctgggaatcttaatcttaaactgtaaaccataatcagcaatattaaaataataaaaggcttgcaatatttcagttgatttgtaatgaatccagaatgtatgacatttttgtttttgtaattgcattacagaaaatcacaatattctaattttctgagacagtcctgtatacacctCTGGAATGTgctttgatgttgttttttactaaataaaaaatagctttgaATCAATCTTAAATTAAGACCAATTTTGAAATGGGTCAGTCTCAAAGTACCATTAGTCAAATAATTGTCTTTACATTA encodes:
- the LOC133459439 gene encoding exosome complex component RRP43-like isoform X2, coding for MGNTTIICGIKAELANPTVEAPAKGYIVPNVDLPPLCSSRFRPGPPGEQAQAASQFVADVIESSEVIKAEDLCIDRGKLCWVLYCDIMCLDYDGNILDACIIALLAALKNTRLPEITINKDTCAPEVNLKVRHGLHVHKHPVGTSFCVFDDSILIVDPTAEEERLATAQLSVVTDEEGRLCAVHKPGGVSLSAEKLQDCISRATLRQKEIQKLIDKVVNSVTTAQ
- the LOC133459439 gene encoding exosome complex component RRP43-like isoform X1 gives rise to the protein MAAGFKTAEPLEYHRSFLKENCRPDGRELSEFRTTTLNIGSISTADGSALVKMGNTTIICGIKAELANPTVEAPAKGYIVPNVDLPPLCSSRFRPGPPGEQAQAASQFVADVIESSEVIKAEDLCIDRGKLCWVLYCDIMCLDYDGNILDACIIALLAALKNTRLPEITINKDTCAPEVNLKVRHGLHVHKHPVGTSFCVFDDSILIVDPTAEEERLATAQLSVVTDEEGRLCAVHKPGGVSLSAEKLQDCISRATLRQKEIQKLIDKVVNSVTTAQ